A genomic stretch from Chitinophaga agri includes:
- a CDS encoding histone deacetylase family protein, with the protein MLVAYDPIFAHPLPEGHRFPMVKYELIPAQLLREGVITSEQLHRPVPLDEATILLTHTYTYWQQLQQLTLSEKEQRRIGLPQSAALTLREITICQGTIDCALHAMQHGVALNVAGGTHHAFADRGEGFCLLNDFAIAANYLLHHRLVKQVLVIDLDVHQGNGTAAIFEGKPDVYTFSMHGAHNYPFHKEVSDWDVPLPDGMNDEHYLRTLSDCLPVLINQVQPDIVFYLSGVDILETDRYGKLKVTAAGCRQRDELVFNTLKQHGIPCAVAMGGGYSTHVRDIVNAHCNTFRAAAEIWG; encoded by the coding sequence ATGCTGGTTGCGTACGATCCCATATTTGCACATCCACTTCCTGAAGGCCATCGGTTCCCGATGGTAAAATATGAGCTGATCCCGGCACAGCTGCTGCGGGAGGGCGTAATTACCAGCGAACAGCTACATCGGCCAGTTCCACTGGATGAAGCGACCATTCTGCTGACCCATACATACACTTACTGGCAGCAGTTACAACAGCTGACATTATCTGAAAAAGAACAACGCCGGATAGGTTTACCACAATCCGCCGCATTAACACTGAGAGAGATCACGATCTGTCAGGGAACGATCGATTGTGCCCTACATGCCATGCAGCATGGGGTGGCGCTGAATGTAGCCGGAGGCACGCATCATGCATTTGCAGATCGCGGAGAGGGTTTCTGTCTGCTGAATGACTTTGCCATTGCGGCGAACTACCTGCTGCATCATCGCCTCGTGAAGCAGGTGCTGGTCATTGATCTCGATGTACACCAGGGGAATGGTACAGCGGCTATCTTTGAAGGCAAACCGGATGTCTATACTTTCAGTATGCATGGTGCGCATAATTATCCGTTCCACAAGGAAGTATCCGACTGGGATGTACCATTGCCTGACGGGATGAATGATGAGCACTACCTGCGGACACTGAGCGACTGTTTACCGGTGTTGATCAATCAGGTGCAACCTGATATTGTGTTTTATCTCTCCGGTGTGGATATCCTGGAAACAGACCGTTACGGAAAACTGAAGGTAACAGCTGCTGGCTGCAGACAACGTGATGAGCTGGTATTTAACACCCTGAAACAACATGGTATTCCATGTGCGGTAGCCATGGGCGGAGGTTATTCAACACATGTGCGGGATATAGTGAATGCACATTGTAATACATTCAGGGCGGCCGCAGAGATCTGGGGGTAA
- a CDS encoding ATP-dependent DNA ligase has translation MKEFATLIRILSNSTKTNEKLDALSRYMASADAADRLWVLALFTGRRPKRTVNATQLSTWCLQMTGLPAWLYEECYHTVGDLAETIALLLPPGKSISVHPLHYWIDQLIQLEKADEPTKQAFILKAWEELDTSERFVFNKLITGGFRIGVSQKMMVNALAATYDIPAATISHMISGNWHPQQTTLEALLNENITAADASKPFPFYLAYALEIPPSELGTPEQWQAEWKWDGIRGQIIKRNGQLFVWSRGEELITEKFPEYQPLLELLPEGTVLDGEILTFAAGAPLPFQTLQTRIGRKNVTRKQLQEAPVAFLSYDLLEWEGQDIRTTALQERRVLLEQLIEKINHPTLRLSPAITFHDWDELAGFRLQAREKGSEGLMLKKRDSAYQVGRKRGDWWKWKIDPLTIDAVMIYAQKGHGRRSNLYTDYTFAVRDGEQLVSFTKAYSGLTDKEINEVDNWVKRHSIEKFGPVRTVKPALVFEIGFEGIAASNRHKSGVALRFPRILRWRKDKPVSEINTLSDLQQLLQMHK, from the coding sequence ATGAAAGAATTTGCCACGCTGATAAGAATACTGAGCAACAGTACCAAGACCAATGAAAAACTGGATGCACTCAGCCGGTACATGGCCTCCGCAGATGCGGCCGACCGGTTATGGGTACTGGCATTGTTCACAGGTCGCAGACCCAAACGTACTGTCAATGCTACCCAGTTAAGCACCTGGTGCCTGCAGATGACCGGCTTACCTGCCTGGTTATACGAAGAATGCTACCATACGGTCGGTGATCTCGCTGAAACCATTGCCCTGCTGCTGCCCCCTGGTAAAAGCATCTCTGTCCATCCCCTTCACTACTGGATCGACCAGCTGATACAACTGGAAAAAGCGGACGAACCTACCAAACAGGCCTTTATTCTCAAGGCTTGGGAAGAACTGGATACCAGTGAACGGTTTGTCTTTAATAAGTTGATCACCGGTGGCTTCCGTATTGGTGTTTCACAGAAAATGATGGTCAATGCACTGGCAGCAACGTATGATATTCCGGCTGCTACGATATCCCACATGATCAGTGGGAACTGGCACCCGCAGCAAACAACCCTGGAAGCATTGCTGAATGAAAATATCACGGCAGCTGACGCCTCCAAACCCTTTCCGTTCTATCTCGCCTATGCGCTGGAAATACCACCTTCAGAACTGGGTACCCCGGAACAATGGCAGGCGGAATGGAAATGGGACGGTATCCGCGGACAGATCATCAAACGTAACGGGCAGTTGTTTGTATGGTCACGCGGAGAGGAACTGATCACCGAAAAGTTCCCGGAATACCAACCCCTGCTGGAACTCCTGCCAGAGGGCACTGTGCTGGATGGCGAGATACTCACCTTTGCAGCGGGAGCGCCACTACCCTTTCAGACGTTACAAACCCGCATCGGCAGGAAAAACGTTACCCGCAAACAACTACAGGAAGCGCCTGTCGCCTTTCTCAGTTACGACCTGCTGGAATGGGAAGGACAAGACATACGTACAACGGCATTGCAGGAACGCCGCGTACTTTTGGAGCAGCTGATAGAAAAGATCAATCACCCGACACTCCGCCTGTCCCCGGCTATTACCTTTCACGACTGGGATGAACTGGCCGGTTTCCGGCTGCAGGCAAGAGAAAAAGGCAGCGAGGGCTTGATGTTGAAAAAGCGGGATTCTGCCTATCAGGTGGGTCGTAAACGGGGGGACTGGTGGAAATGGAAGATTGATCCGCTAACAATAGACGCTGTCATGATATATGCCCAGAAAGGTCACGGACGACGGTCTAACCTCTATACAGATTACACCTTTGCAGTCAGGGATGGGGAACAGCTGGTATCGTTCACAAAGGCATATTCCGGACTGACAGATAAAGAGATCAATGAAGTGGACAACTGGGTAAAGCGGCATTCTATTGAAAAGTTTGGGCCGGTGAGGACAGTAAAGCCAGCACTTGTATTTGAGATCGGATTTGAGGGGATAGCAGCCTCCAACAGGCATAAATCGGGTGTAGCACTACGTTTCCCAAGAATATTACGCTGGCGTAAAGACAAGCCGGTAAGCGAAATAAATACATTATCGGATTTACAGCAACTACTGCAAATGCATAAATAA
- a CDS encoding S66 peptidase family protein: MNRKHFLSTLATTAGLTTLPALTRLQQAAASLTPHEERWLIPPYLKPGDVIGITCPAGHITLDEIKPAIRIMESWGFRIRIGNTVNKADFSFGGTDQERQQDMQSMLDDPTIKAIMCGRGGYGSARIVDQLDFTRFIQQPKWVIGFSDITVLHCHISRLYGIATLHSKMCNSFPDDYAKAEPIVQQTISSIKDALCGQQLQYTTFSDTRNRTGVAKGILVGGNLSMIQSVLGTNSELDTIGKILFLEEVGEYLYSLDRMFNSLQRAHKLDNLAALIIGGFNRIKPDDPGEEFGRTVYDIVMEKVKDFSYPVCFSFPVGHQKDNYALKCGIMHQLSVGNEEVTLSELR, from the coding sequence ATGAATCGCAAACATTTCCTGTCAACACTGGCTACCACTGCGGGACTCACCACTTTACCCGCACTGACGCGTTTACAACAGGCTGCTGCCTCATTAACTCCTCATGAAGAACGATGGCTCATTCCTCCATATCTGAAGCCCGGAGATGTGATCGGTATTACCTGTCCTGCCGGACATATCACACTTGACGAAATCAAACCGGCGATCCGTATTATGGAAAGCTGGGGGTTCCGTATACGTATAGGTAACACTGTTAATAAAGCCGACTTCAGTTTTGGTGGTACTGACCAGGAAAGGCAACAGGATATGCAATCCATGCTTGATGATCCCACTATCAAAGCCATCATGTGCGGACGTGGCGGATATGGCAGCGCGCGTATCGTAGACCAGCTTGACTTTACCCGCTTTATTCAGCAACCTAAGTGGGTGATCGGTTTCAGCGATATCACCGTGTTACATTGTCATATCAGTCGCCTGTATGGTATTGCGACACTGCATTCAAAGATGTGTAACAGCTTTCCGGATGATTATGCGAAAGCCGAGCCGATCGTACAACAAACGATCTCTTCTATCAAAGATGCCCTCTGCGGGCAACAACTGCAATACACTACATTTTCTGACACACGCAATCGCACAGGGGTTGCGAAAGGAATACTGGTGGGTGGCAATCTGTCCATGATACAAAGCGTACTAGGCACTAATTCAGAGCTGGATACCATCGGAAAGATACTTTTCCTGGAAGAAGTAGGTGAATACCTCTACAGCCTGGACCGCATGTTCAATAGTCTGCAACGTGCACATAAACTTGATAACCTGGCAGCTCTGATCATCGGTGGCTTTAACCGTATCAAACCCGATGATCCCGGCGAGGAATTCGGTCGTACGGTGTATGACATTGTAATGGAAAAAGTGAAGGATTTTAGTTACCCGGTTTGTTTTAGTTTCCCGGTAGGTCATCAGAAGGATAACTATGCATTAAAATGTGGTATTATGCATCAGCTGAGTGTCGGAAACGAGGAGGTGACACTGAGTGAGTTGCGTTAA
- a CDS encoding ligase-associated DNA damage response DEXH box helicase, producing MKNKSRGWQVIIAWLAANDRKPFTFQEEAWKYYTQGKSGLVNAPTGYGKTFSLFLGVVIDWINKHPEDYQQRTKNGLQMLWITPLRALAKDIARAMEQVLQELNMPWQVGIRSGDTPVSTRQQQKKQMPEILIITPESLHLLMGQKEYPKVFTHLTTVVADEWHELLGSKRGVMVELGLSRLRGLAKKAGRPPLKVWGISATIGNLEEAMDVLLGVPDPEAVIVRAKLDKKIELQSILPDEIEKFPWAGHLGTKLLYKALPVIMNSQTTLIFTNVRSQTEIWYQEILRQCPELAGAIALHHGSIDMELRVWVEEALHTGVLKAVVCTSSLDLGVDFRPVDTVIQVGSPKGVARFLQRAGRSGHQPGATSKIWFLPTHSLELVEAAALKAAMDEQLIESRVPIVLAFDVLLQYLMTLGISDGFHASEIWEEVTSTFCFRDITADEWAWMLAFLSTGGDALYSYDEFKKLEREGDFFICRSRMLAMRHRLHIGTIVSDAMLKVKFISGGYIGMIEEWFVARLQPGDAFSLGGRTLEFVMIKDMTVLVRKSNAKRAIVPSWMGGRLPLSANLGKVLRRTYNEALSGKSDMPEIKILQPLFDLQEQLSHIPKDDELLIEMINTRDGYHLFVYPFEGRLVHEVMAALLAYRISKRQPITFSIAMNDYGFELLSDQPIPVSEGDVHDLFSTENLTIDLQASVNSTEMARRKFRDIAVIAGLIFQGYPGKHKQSRHLQSSASLLFNVFKDYDPQNLLLRQAFNEAFFYQMEEARLRESLDRIYNSNIIITTPESLTPFCFPIKVDSLRENLTSEKLEDRIKKMRPQF from the coding sequence ATGAAAAACAAATCGCGCGGATGGCAGGTGATCATAGCATGGCTGGCTGCAAATGACAGAAAGCCCTTCACATTCCAGGAAGAAGCCTGGAAGTATTACACACAAGGCAAATCAGGCCTTGTTAACGCCCCTACCGGTTACGGTAAAACCTTCTCCCTATTCCTGGGTGTCGTGATCGACTGGATCAATAAACACCCGGAGGACTATCAGCAAAGAACAAAGAACGGTCTGCAAATGCTCTGGATCACCCCGCTGAGGGCGCTGGCAAAAGATATTGCCCGTGCGATGGAGCAGGTATTGCAGGAACTCAATATGCCGTGGCAGGTTGGTATACGCAGTGGCGATACGCCGGTATCCACCCGCCAGCAGCAAAAGAAACAGATGCCGGAGATCCTGATCATCACACCGGAAAGTCTGCACCTGCTGATGGGACAAAAAGAATACCCTAAGGTCTTTACTCATCTGACCACCGTTGTGGCAGATGAATGGCATGAATTGCTGGGTAGTAAACGGGGTGTGATGGTAGAATTAGGGCTTAGCAGATTACGCGGACTGGCGAAAAAAGCAGGACGACCACCGTTGAAAGTATGGGGCATATCAGCAACGATCGGCAACCTGGAAGAAGCAATGGACGTGCTGTTGGGAGTACCCGATCCGGAAGCAGTGATTGTACGTGCGAAGCTGGACAAAAAGATAGAATTACAAAGCATCCTTCCTGACGAAATAGAAAAGTTTCCCTGGGCTGGTCACCTTGGTACGAAGCTGCTATATAAAGCGCTGCCGGTGATCATGAATAGCCAGACGACCCTGATATTCACCAATGTTCGTTCACAGACGGAGATCTGGTATCAGGAGATATTGAGGCAATGTCCGGAACTGGCAGGCGCCATTGCATTACACCACGGTTCTATTGACATGGAACTACGCGTATGGGTTGAGGAAGCGCTGCACACCGGCGTATTAAAAGCGGTGGTCTGTACATCCAGTCTTGATCTGGGAGTGGATTTCCGTCCTGTTGATACGGTGATACAGGTAGGCAGTCCCAAAGGCGTGGCGCGTTTCCTGCAAAGAGCAGGACGAAGCGGCCACCAGCCGGGTGCTACCAGCAAAATATGGTTCCTGCCAACACACAGTCTTGAACTGGTGGAGGCAGCCGCATTGAAAGCGGCAATGGATGAACAGCTGATCGAAAGTCGCGTACCCATTGTACTCGCTTTTGACGTATTGCTGCAATACCTTATGACCCTGGGGATCTCTGACGGCTTTCATGCATCTGAGATCTGGGAAGAAGTCACCAGCACGTTCTGCTTCCGTGATATCACAGCAGATGAATGGGCCTGGATGCTGGCCTTCCTGAGTACCGGAGGCGATGCATTATATAGCTATGATGAATTTAAAAAACTGGAACGGGAGGGCGATTTCTTCATCTGCCGCAGCCGTATGCTGGCGATGCGGCACAGACTGCATATTGGTACCATTGTCAGCGATGCGATGCTGAAGGTGAAGTTCATCAGTGGTGGCTATATCGGTATGATAGAAGAATGGTTCGTTGCGCGCCTGCAGCCGGGTGATGCCTTTAGCCTGGGCGGACGTACGCTGGAGTTTGTCATGATCAAAGACATGACAGTGCTGGTAAGGAAGTCAAATGCGAAACGGGCGATCGTACCCAGCTGGATGGGAGGCCGACTCCCCCTGTCTGCCAATCTCGGTAAAGTACTACGCCGGACCTATAACGAGGCATTGTCAGGTAAATCGGACATGCCGGAGATCAAGATACTACAACCATTATTCGACCTGCAGGAACAATTGTCACATATCCCGAAAGACGATGAACTGCTGATCGAAATGATTAACACCAGGGATGGTTACCACCTGTTCGTGTATCCTTTCGAGGGCAGACTGGTACATGAAGTGATGGCGGCACTGCTGGCCTACCGTATCAGTAAGCGACAGCCGATCACGTTTTCCATAGCGATGAACGACTACGGATTTGAATTGTTATCTGACCAGCCGATCCCGGTATCTGAGGGAGATGTGCACGATCTGTTTTCAACGGAGAACCTGACCATCGATCTGCAGGCCAGTGTGAACTCGACGGAAATGGCGCGCAGGAAATTCAGGGACATTGCGGTAATTGCCGGGTTGATATTCCAGGGCTATCCAGGCAAACATAAACAAAGCAGGCACCTGCAGTCGTCCGCATCTTTGCTCTTCAATGTGTTTAAGGATTATGATCCGCAGAACCTGTTATTGAGACAGGCCTTTAACGAGGCATTCTTCTATCAGATGGAAGAGGCACGGCTGCGGGAAAGCCTCGACCGTATTTACAACAGCAATATCATTATTACAACACCGGAGAGTCTGACACCTTTCTGTTTCCCGATAAAAGTAGATAGCTTAAGAGAAAACCTGACCAGTGAAAAACTGGAAGACAGGATCAAAAAGATGCGTCCTCAGTTTTAG
- a CDS encoding Lrp/AsnC family transcriptional regulator, which translates to MNNLGNTKKDNAADNIALDEKDIAILQLLEEDAKMTIRDLAAKLNLSATPVYERIRKMEQAGVIRQYAAIVDPSKIDKALTVLCYISLKEHGKKAGSKFIKEITSFPEVMECLNISGQFDFMLKVQVKDMLAYHEFNVNKLGELDNIRHMESVFVMSVIKATHRVVY; encoded by the coding sequence ATGAACAACCTGGGAAATACCAAAAAAGATAATGCAGCCGACAACATTGCGCTGGATGAAAAGGATATCGCTATTCTGCAATTGTTGGAAGAAGATGCAAAAATGACTATCCGTGACCTGGCTGCGAAGCTGAATCTGAGCGCAACACCTGTTTATGAACGTATCCGTAAAATGGAGCAGGCTGGTGTGATCAGGCAGTATGCGGCTATTGTTGATCCCAGCAAGATAGATAAGGCCCTGACCGTATTATGTTATATCTCCCTCAAAGAGCACGGCAAAAAAGCAGGTTCAAAATTCATTAAAGAGATCACCTCTTTTCCGGAAGTAATGGAGTGCCTGAACATCTCAGGTCAGTTTGATTTTATGCTAAAGGTGCAGGTTAAAGACATGCTCGCCTATCATGAGTTTAATGTCAATAAGCTAGGCGAGCTGGATAATATCCGTCATATGGAGAGTGTATTCGTGATGTCAGTCATCAAAGCCACACACAGAGTTGTATATTAA
- a CDS encoding SdpI family protein has product MKKPDIGQELLLLLLLIMPMAYLGIIWPSLPSVMPTNFSVNGVADRIGNKSDFLLLMTFLFLTNLLLYFLFRYIPHVEEEDIEHNPQEMALFQKKYYQIRFMIHIYLAIFTAAIVFMASQGHPFAIERWVFTGTGLLIGTIGLFLRRLEPNYFVGVRTPWTLKSEDIWRETHAFAGNLWVCTGAATIIAGFFLPVVTGTFLLIFIGGILAALPYIYSYRLFNTDKG; this is encoded by the coding sequence ATGAAAAAGCCTGATATTGGCCAGGAACTGCTGTTATTGTTATTACTGATAATGCCCATGGCTTATCTGGGAATTATCTGGCCTTCGCTGCCAAGCGTTATGCCGACTAACTTCAGTGTTAATGGTGTAGCCGACCGTATTGGCAACAAGAGTGACTTTTTATTACTGATGACCTTTTTGTTCCTTACCAATCTGTTGTTATATTTTCTGTTCAGGTATATACCTCATGTGGAAGAAGAGGATATCGAACACAATCCCCAGGAAATGGCATTGTTTCAAAAGAAATACTACCAGATCCGTTTCATGATCCATATCTACCTGGCTATTTTTACTGCTGCCATCGTATTTATGGCTAGTCAGGGACATCCGTTCGCTATAGAACGCTGGGTCTTTACAGGAACCGGGCTGCTGATCGGTACGATTGGCCTTTTCCTGCGCCGTCTGGAGCCTAACTACTTTGTGGGCGTCCGTACACCATGGACATTAAAAAGCGAGGATATATGGCGTGAAACCCACGCATTCGCAGGTAATCTATGGGTATGTACCGGGGCGGCGACCATCATAGCCGGATTCTTTTTACCGGTAGTGACCGGCACTTTCCTGCTGATATTTATCGGAGGGATACTGGCAGCACTGCCCTATATCTATTCGTACCGGCTGTTTAATACGGATAAAGGTTAA
- a CDS encoding ligase-associated DNA damage response exonuclease has product MVLQFTDKGIYCPAGDFYIDPWQPVERAVITHAHSDHARYGSKHYLCHHDSVPLLQLRLGQDISVQGAAFGETIRYNGVTISLHPAGHIIGSAQVRVQQGNEVWVFSGDYKVENDGISGQFEPVPCQTFITECTFGLPIYNWQPQAMIFSNIRQWVQDNQAAGKNSVILGYSLGKAQRLLYNLRDVTEQIWAHGAIYIPHQLLRQKGWDLPEIHRITPETPASAYKNNLIIGPPSAADTSWMRRFNPYSLGVCSGWMQVRGNARRRNADAGFALSDHADWTGLLQAVKATGAEKVYTTHGFSSAFARYLTENGIPAQEVKTEYGDTDEELTIPEITANEQ; this is encoded by the coding sequence ATGGTACTACAGTTCACTGACAAAGGCATCTACTGCCCGGCAGGCGACTTTTATATCGACCCCTGGCAGCCTGTAGAAAGGGCTGTCATCACCCACGCCCATTCTGATCACGCCCGGTACGGTAGCAAACATTATCTCTGTCATCACGACAGTGTTCCCCTTTTACAACTCCGGTTAGGACAGGATATCAGTGTGCAGGGCGCTGCTTTTGGGGAAACAATTCGCTATAATGGTGTCACCATTTCCCTCCACCCAGCCGGTCACATCATCGGGTCGGCCCAGGTACGCGTACAGCAGGGGAATGAAGTATGGGTATTCAGCGGGGATTATAAAGTGGAAAATGATGGCATCTCCGGACAATTTGAACCGGTGCCCTGTCAGACGTTTATTACAGAGTGTACGTTCGGTCTGCCCATCTATAACTGGCAGCCACAGGCGATGATATTCAGCAATATCAGGCAGTGGGTACAGGACAACCAGGCTGCCGGCAAAAACAGCGTTATACTGGGGTATAGTCTGGGGAAAGCACAGCGCCTGTTATATAACCTAAGGGATGTAACAGAGCAGATCTGGGCACATGGGGCTATTTACATCCCCCATCAACTGCTGCGGCAGAAAGGCTGGGACTTGCCGGAAATACACCGTATCACACCCGAAACACCCGCATCTGCCTATAAGAATAACCTGATCATCGGACCACCATCTGCCGCGGATACTTCCTGGATGCGCCGGTTTAACCCTTACTCACTGGGTGTATGCAGCGGATGGATGCAGGTAAGGGGAAATGCCCGGCGACGGAATGCAGATGCAGGATTTGCCCTGTCGGACCATGCTGACTGGACCGGCCTGCTACAGGCTGTCAAAGCTACCGGCGCCGAAAAGGTATATACTACCCACGGTTTCAGTAGCGCTTTTGCCCGTTATCTGACCGAAAACGGTATTCCGGCACAGGAAGTAAAAACAGAATATGGTGATACAGATGAAGAACTGACTATTCCGGAAATTACTGCCAATGAGCAATAA
- the pdeM gene encoding ligase-associated DNA damage response endonuclease PdeM, which produces MEEVIYRQQDQTWHLSPHRAIFWQEEQALIVSDLHLGKGTHFRKAGIAVPANIGQNDLYRLQLLITTYNPAQIIIVGDMFHSRENNDVAYFKLWRQQFANIRFKLVKGNHDILPDAIYASLNVEVSDTLCIRDIHFIHEPCDEEDAPGYTFSGHLHPGVVVAGAGRQRLRLPCFYFGKHCSILPAFGRFTGLATLEPALDEAVFVIAENSVLKVN; this is translated from the coding sequence ATGGAGGAAGTGATTTATAGACAACAGGACCAGACCTGGCATTTATCCCCACACAGGGCAATATTCTGGCAGGAAGAGCAGGCGCTGATCGTATCCGATCTGCACCTGGGAAAAGGAACACATTTCAGGAAAGCAGGGATCGCCGTTCCTGCGAACATCGGGCAGAACGATCTGTACCGGCTGCAACTGCTGATCACTACCTATAATCCTGCCCAGATCATCATTGTTGGTGACATGTTCCATAGCCGGGAGAACAATGATGTGGCTTATTTCAAACTCTGGCGACAACAGTTCGCCAATATCCGTTTTAAGCTGGTCAAGGGCAATCATGATATACTGCCTGATGCGATATATGCATCGCTGAATGTAGAAGTATCGGATACGCTCTGCATCCGGGATATTCATTTCATACATGAGCCCTGCGATGAAGAAGATGCGCCGGGGTATACTTTCTCCGGACACCTGCATCCGGGTGTGGTGGTGGCAGGTGCCGGCAGACAACGCTTGCGTCTCCCCTGCTTCTACTTCGGAAAGCATTGCAGCATATTGCCTGCTTTCGGCCGTTTTACGGGCCTTGCTACCTTAGAGCCTGCACTTGATGAGGCAGTATTCGTAATCGCTGAAAATAGCGTCTTAAAAGTCAATTAA
- a CDS encoding XRE family transcriptional regulator, whose translation MSIVCRNLKFLRKQKGWTQQEFADKLGIKRSLLGAYEEERAEPRTEVLELISDMFRISIDDLLRRDVGSQKETFLEKRRQQKMGSDRQVIEFVPVKAAAGYLAGYNDDEFIEELNTFTLPMMGAGNYRAFEIAGDSMLPTPSGSVIVCHKVDGWDEIRNNEAYVVVTNREGIVYKRVLKSNRSKGKITLLSDNPQYEPYAVGMDEVLELWQSDAVISKTSQQSRLSVNHLADMVSHLQDQVSMLKKRIKD comes from the coding sequence ATGTCCATAGTATGCCGCAATCTGAAGTTCCTGCGTAAGCAGAAAGGCTGGACCCAGCAGGAATTTGCCGATAAATTAGGTATTAAACGTTCGCTGCTCGGCGCTTACGAAGAGGAACGTGCAGAACCCCGCACAGAAGTTTTGGAACTGATCAGTGATATGTTCCGTATCTCCATTGACGATTTGTTACGTCGTGATGTAGGCTCCCAGAAGGAGACCTTCCTCGAAAAACGCAGGCAACAGAAAATGGGCAGTGACCGTCAGGTCATAGAGTTTGTACCGGTGAAAGCTGCTGCCGGTTACCTTGCCGGATATAACGATGATGAATTCATCGAAGAACTGAACACCTTCACTTTACCCATGATGGGCGCCGGTAATTACAGGGCTTTTGAAATAGCAGGAGATTCTATGCTGCCTACTCCTTCCGGTTCTGTGATCGTTTGCCACAAGGTGGATGGATGGGATGAGATCCGCAATAATGAAGCATACGTTGTGGTGACCAACCGTGAAGGTATCGTGTACAAACGTGTGTTGAAAAGTAACCGTAGCAAAGGTAAAATCACACTCTTATCTGATAACCCTCAGTATGAGCCTTACGCGGTGGGCATGGATGAAGTACTGGAACTCTGGCAGTCCGATGCAGTGATCAGTAAAACAAGTCAGCAAAGCCGTCTGAGTGTAAATCATCTGGCAGATATGGTGAGCCATCTGCAGGACCAGGTGAGTATGTTGAAGAAGCGGATCAAGGATTAA